A part of Doryrhamphus excisus isolate RoL2022-K1 chromosome 8, RoL_Dexc_1.0, whole genome shotgun sequence genomic DNA contains:
- the tsku gene encoding tsukushi — translation MELFQWLGLLLLLAASATSIKNCHPGCHCEVENFGLFDSFSLTRVDCRGLGPRVSMPVPIPLDTAYLDLSSNAMGPLSDTMLAGPGYTTLVSLDLSSNHITMVSPSALSKLRYLETLDLSHNQLESLPPGCFFGLPLAEVDLSYNRFRDFDMNAFAAKVKGKPVCVDLSHNELTSILAMPHGKFVQIQSLNLTANCLSSVPQLAGLKILRYLNLDGNPISVIKDGDFAYLKDLVYLSLSGLPQLQAIEAHGLKGLQSLQVLDLSNNPNLKTLNPDIFGGLDGLQELKLSGSGVASLPNNLLSQLPSVKSITLGHNIRCWRTQKQGQFHRQLGQAQHNEVLYCNVDGLVL, via the exons ATGGAGCTCTTCCAGTGGCTcggtctgctgctgctgctggcagCAAGCGCTACCTCGATCAAGAACTGCCACCCCGGCTGCCACTGCGAGGTGGAAAACTTCGGCCTGTTCGACAGCTTCAGCTTGACAAGAGTTGATTGCAGAGGTTTGGGTCCCAGGGTCTCCATGCCAGTCCCCATCCCGCTGGACACTGCGTATCTAGACTTGTCCTCCAACGCCATGGGTCCGCTCAGTGACACCATGCTAGCAGGTCCTGGGTATACCACCCTGGTTAGCTTGGACCTGAGTAGCAACCACATTACAATG GTAAGTCCCAGTGCTTTGTCTAAACTGCGTTACCTGGAGACTCTGGATCTTAGCCACAACCAATTGGAGAGCCTCCCTCCTGGCTGCTTCTTTGGCCTCCCTCTGGCTGAAGTTGACCTCAGCTACAACAGATTCCGAGACTTCGACATGAACGCCTTTGCTGCCAAAGTTAAGGGCAAGCCCGTCTGCGTGGATCTGTCGCATAACGAGCTCACATCCATTTTGGCGATGCCGCACGGGAAATTTGTGCAGATTCAGAGCTTGAATCTGACGGCAAACTGCCTTTCGAGCGTACCGCAATTGGCAGGTCTCAAGATACTGAGGTACCTCAATCTGGATGGCAACCCTATCAGCGTCATCAAAGACGGGGACTTTGCTTACCTGAAAGATTTGGTTTACTTATCCCTCAGTGGCCTTCCGCAACTTCAGGCAATTGAAGCACATGGTTTGAAGGGCCTCCAGAGCCTCCAGGTCTTGGATCTGTCCAACAATCCAAATTTGAAGACGCTGAACCCGGACATTTTCGGTGGCCTGGACGGTCTGCAAGAGCTGAAGTTATCCGGCTCAGGGGTGGCTTCCTTACCAAATAATCTGCTCTCCCAGCTCCCCAGTGTAAAGAGTATCACACTTGGACACAACATCCGCTGCTGGAGGACCCAGAAACAAGGGCAGTTTCACCGGCAGCTGGGTCAAGCGCAACACAACGAGGTTCTGTACTGCAATGTGGATGGCTTAGTGTTGTGA